In Candidatus Roseilinea sp., one DNA window encodes the following:
- a CDS encoding oxidoreductase — MTLRWGILSTGNIAKTFAAGVRRSSTGSLVAVASRSQSSADQFGDEFDIPKRYAGYEALLADPDVDAVYIATPHPLHAEWAIKATEAGKHVLCEKPLALNYPQAQAVVEAAREHDVFLMEAFMYRCHPQTAKLVELIRQGVIGDVRMIQAAFGFHARVGPEHRLLSNALGGGAILDVGCYPVSMARLIAGAALGRDFANPVQVFGAGRLNLTTGVDEYAVGTLEFEGGIVAQIATGVMLHMRNVVHIFGTEGDILLTSPWIPAPHGGVTDIIVQRRGEPKRIVEIECDEWLYAIEADTVARNIERRQAPPPAMSWDDSLGNMHTLDRWRQAIGLTYAQERPDAPEMKLTVSRRPLARRSDHRMRYDQIAGVDKPVSRLVLGVDNQENIAYASVMFDAFFEHGGNAFDTAFIYGNGKHETLLGQWIRNRGIREEVVILDKGAHTPFCTPEDLNRQFAISLERLQTDYVDIYMLHRDNPQVPVGEFVEALNEHYRAGRMRAFGGSNWTIERIEAANAYAAAHGLQGFSVISNNFSLARMIEPPWEGCLSASAPEFRDWLTRTQTPLFPWSSQARGFFLDDTSPDFKADPERVRCWFSDDNFERLRRARELARRYGVLPINIALAYVLHQPFPTFPLIGPRTLYELRTSLPALDVTLTPDEVKWLNLEA; from the coding sequence CAATTCGGCGACGAGTTCGACATCCCCAAGCGCTACGCCGGCTACGAGGCGCTGCTGGCCGACCCGGACGTAGACGCTGTGTACATCGCCACGCCGCACCCGCTGCATGCCGAATGGGCCATCAAAGCCACCGAGGCGGGCAAGCATGTCCTGTGCGAGAAGCCGCTCGCGTTGAACTATCCGCAGGCGCAAGCCGTGGTCGAGGCGGCCCGCGAACACGATGTCTTCCTGATGGAGGCGTTCATGTATCGCTGCCATCCGCAGACCGCCAAGCTGGTCGAGCTGATCCGGCAGGGCGTCATCGGCGACGTGCGGATGATTCAAGCTGCGTTCGGCTTTCACGCGCGCGTCGGCCCGGAGCATCGCTTGCTCAGCAACGCGCTGGGTGGCGGTGCTATCCTCGACGTCGGCTGTTATCCGGTTTCGATGGCGCGCCTGATCGCCGGCGCGGCACTCGGGCGCGACTTCGCTAACCCGGTCCAGGTGTTCGGCGCGGGCAGGCTGAACCTAACCACCGGCGTGGATGAGTACGCCGTTGGCACGCTCGAATTCGAAGGCGGCATCGTCGCGCAAATCGCGACCGGTGTGATGTTGCACATGCGCAACGTCGTCCACATCTTCGGCACAGAAGGGGATATCTTGCTCACCTCACCCTGGATCCCTGCGCCTCACGGCGGCGTGACCGATATCATCGTGCAGCGTCGCGGCGAGCCGAAGCGCATCGTCGAAATTGAGTGCGACGAATGGCTCTACGCCATCGAGGCCGATACCGTCGCGCGCAACATCGAACGTCGCCAGGCGCCCCCGCCGGCGATGAGCTGGGACGACTCGCTGGGCAACATGCACACGCTTGATCGCTGGCGACAGGCCATCGGCCTGACCTACGCTCAAGAGCGGCCGGACGCGCCGGAGATGAAGCTGACGGTCAGCCGCCGGCCGCTGGCCCGGCGTAGCGACCACCGCATGCGGTATGACCAGATCGCCGGTGTGGACAAGCCGGTCTCGCGTCTGGTGCTGGGCGTAGATAACCAGGAGAACATCGCCTACGCCTCGGTGATGTTCGACGCGTTCTTCGAGCATGGCGGCAACGCCTTCGACACGGCCTTCATTTACGGCAACGGCAAGCATGAGACGTTGCTCGGCCAGTGGATCCGCAATCGGGGCATCCGCGAGGAAGTGGTCATCCTCGACAAGGGCGCGCACACGCCGTTCTGCACGCCGGAGGATCTGAACCGCCAGTTCGCCATCAGCCTGGAGCGGCTGCAAACCGACTATGTGGACATCTACATGCTGCACCGCGACAACCCCCAGGTGCCGGTGGGCGAATTCGTCGAGGCGCTGAACGAGCACTATCGCGCCGGCCGCATGCGCGCCTTCGGCGGGTCGAACTGGACGATCGAGCGCATCGAGGCAGCCAATGCCTACGCTGCCGCGCACGGCCTCCAGGGCTTCAGCGTGATCAGCAACAACTTCAGCCTGGCGCGGATGATCGAGCCTCCCTGGGAGGGTTGCCTGAGCGCGAGCGCGCCGGAGTTCCGCGACTGGCTGACGCGCACCCAGACGCCGCTGTTTCCCTGGTCGTCGCAGGCACGCGGCTTCTTCCTGGATGACACATCGCCGGACTTCAAGGCCGACCCGGAGCGGGTGCGCTGCTGGTTCAGCGACGACAACTTCGAGCGGCTGCGCCGGGCGCGCGAGCTGGCAAGGCGATACGGCGTCCTGCCGATCAACATCGCGCTGGCCTATGTGCTGCATCAGCCTTTCCCTACCTTCCCGCTGATCGGACCGCGCACGCTCTACGAGCTGCGCACGTCGCTGCCGGCGCTGGACGTGACGCTCACCCCCGACGAGGTGAAGTGGCTGAACCTGGAGGCATGA